The proteins below come from a single Vibrio natriegens NBRC 15636 = ATCC 14048 = DSM 759 genomic window:
- a CDS encoding oligogalacturonate-specific porin KdgM family protein, giving the protein MKYIFALSALSLAFASSAFAGSSYVTGNVQFHDDGRIHGSDVTSTLEAGHTFDNSFGGFTVYTEFDGIQLGKLESKNGGAGNITPYITVGGEQSFNITDRLWVAAGYQHLFSAGENIQYRPLVKIGYNFDNGISLSNRTRAHIDATDADADTDYRMDNRIGYVMNEDVTLSYNNVYMIDADTMDHEFRATWTRKGVQPYFELRSQAHGAENANGDSLVNNAFVFGASYGF; this is encoded by the coding sequence ATGAAATACATTTTTGCACTGAGTGCTCTTTCTCTCGCTTTCGCGTCTAGCGCATTTGCTGGTTCTTCTTACGTAACAGGTAACGTTCAATTTCACGATGATGGCCGAATTCACGGCTCGGACGTGACTTCTACACTCGAAGCTGGTCATACTTTCGATAATTCATTTGGTGGCTTTACGGTTTACACTGAGTTTGATGGTATTCAACTTGGCAAACTAGAAAGTAAAAATGGTGGCGCAGGGAACATAACACCTTACATTACGGTAGGGGGTGAGCAGTCATTTAACATCACTGATCGTCTTTGGGTTGCAGCAGGTTACCAACACTTGTTCTCAGCGGGCGAAAACATTCAATACCGTCCACTGGTGAAAATTGGTTATAACTTCGATAACGGCATTTCTCTGAGCAACCGCACGCGTGCACACATTGATGCAACAGACGCAGATGCAGATACGGACTACCGCATGGATAACCGCATCGGTTACGTGATGAATGAAGATGTGACGCTAAGCTACAACAATGTATACATGATTGATGCCGATACAATGGACCACGAGTTCCGTGCGACATGGACTCGTAAAGGTGTTCAACCATACTTTGAACTTCGCTCTCAGGCTCATGGCGCAGAAAATGCGAATGGAGACAGCCTAGTGAACAACGCCTTTGTATTTGGTGCTTCTTACGGTTTCTAA
- a CDS encoding DUF411 domain-containing protein — MKLKLVTFAMLATVSANVLAADVINHKSPYCGCCGDWTKHMEENGFTVEEKLHDDMNAIKRELGMKNQQLYSCHTAEINGYLFEGHVPAADIKAFLENPPKNAKGLTVPGMPVGSPGMEYGDKKDSYTVYAFNEQGQVSAFSHHKGNDK, encoded by the coding sequence ATGAAATTGAAACTTGTAACTTTTGCAATGCTTGCGACCGTATCCGCCAATGTATTGGCAGCCGATGTCATTAACCACAAGTCGCCATATTGTGGCTGTTGTGGTGACTGGACAAAACACATGGAAGAGAACGGCTTTACGGTCGAAGAAAAACTGCATGATGATATGAATGCCATCAAACGCGAATTAGGCATGAAAAACCAACAGCTCTACTCTTGCCATACGGCAGAAATAAACGGTTATCTGTTTGAAGGACACGTGCCAGCAGCCGATATTAAAGCCTTCTTGGAAAACCCACCGAAGAATGCGAAAGGTCTGACGGTTCCTGGAATGCCAGTAGGCTCCCCAGGTATGGAGTATGGCGATAAAAAGGACAGTTACACCGTTTACGCTTTCAATGAACAAGGACAGGTTTCGGCCTTTAGTCACCACAAAGGTAACGACAAATAA
- a CDS encoding DUF3149 domain-containing protein, translating into MDFWLDLLFGNAVGLSSMIVIFGAIGLMLFYGGFFMYKIMNDKSPH; encoded by the coding sequence ATGGACTTTTGGCTTGATCTCCTATTTGGTAATGCAGTAGGTCTATCATCGATGATAGTAATCTTCGGAGCGATCGGTCTAATGTTGTTTTATGGCGGTTTCTTCATGTACAAGATCATGAACGATAAATCTCCTCACTAG
- a CDS encoding TraB/GumN family protein, translated as MFRIMTFVSSFFVLFTSFSSSAEPQHWLAKKGETEYMIIGSVHVGDKTMYPLPKNLLEHLSESSGLIIEADVRSNEGAVYPPVSKRTKTILNKTQRQQLIKIAKDLQIPETQLLNAPPWNTALTIQLALVNKLGYVSTEGVDMHLIGLADKNGIPVISLETVQFQIDLITGQPDEGKEMLLSSINEYEAGEELVECLIESWKSGDGSMLEEASLTDKATEEFNEAFLYARNKDWAEKLDIGSILPQKQGRYTVVVGSLHLVGKDNLIDLLAERGFEITPLGNTRKAKCNIQQM; from the coding sequence ATGTTCCGCATAATGACCTTTGTATCATCGTTTTTCGTTCTTTTTACTTCCTTTTCGTCCAGCGCTGAGCCACAACATTGGTTAGCCAAAAAAGGCGAGACAGAATATATGATTATCGGCTCAGTACATGTGGGGGATAAAACCATGTATCCCTTGCCTAAAAACCTACTGGAACACCTTAGCGAAAGTTCGGGGCTGATCATTGAAGCGGACGTAAGAAGTAATGAGGGTGCTGTTTACCCGCCAGTGTCTAAGAGAACCAAAACGATACTGAACAAAACGCAGCGTCAACAACTGATCAAAATAGCAAAAGATTTGCAGATACCAGAAACTCAGCTGCTGAATGCCCCACCATGGAATACCGCTCTCACCATCCAACTCGCTTTAGTGAACAAACTGGGGTATGTCTCAACAGAAGGCGTCGATATGCACTTAATTGGCTTGGCCGACAAAAACGGCATTCCTGTCATTTCACTCGAAACCGTACAGTTTCAAATCGATTTAATTACTGGTCAGCCTGATGAAGGTAAAGAAATGCTGCTGTCATCCATCAATGAATATGAAGCAGGAGAAGAACTCGTCGAATGCCTGATTGAAAGCTGGAAAAGTGGCGATGGTAGCATGTTGGAAGAAGCCTCTTTAACTGACAAAGCAACAGAAGAGTTCAATGAGGCCTTTTTGTATGCACGTAATAAAGACTGGGCAGAAAAGCTCGACATCGGCAGCATACTCCCGCAAAAGCAAGGCCGCTATACCGTTGTTGTTGGTAGCCTGCATCTCGTCGGTAAAGATAACCTAATTGATTTGCTGGCCGAGCGAGGTTTTGAAATTACACCGCTTGGTAATACACGCAAAGCAAAGTGCAATATCCAACAGATGTAG